From Pangasianodon hypophthalmus isolate fPanHyp1 chromosome 10, fPanHyp1.pri, whole genome shotgun sequence:
TGTTACAGCCaatctttgttaaatatttactccatacagtatacagtatgtatgggTGAATATGTAAAGTGTAGCTATCTATCAACATCTATCTACAGTGGGTTCAGACaatattcagaccccttcattcTTTTCACTATgttgtgttatagatttaatttaaaaaaggattaCATTGATGTTTTGGCCATTAATCCATAATGGCAAAGCAAAACATGGTTTTAGAAACAtctgtacatttattaaaaatcataaacTATCAATCTACGCACAAAAACCCATAATGACAAAACAATTTTTAGTATTATTGATTAAAAATCAACAACTGAAACCTAGTATAGATAAGCATTCAGACCCTTTATTCAGTACATTGTAGAAGCTTTGTAGACcgataaacaaaaaatacacttaatctaatttttatttaaaataaaatttttaatttataacacaataaaatgtgcaaaaactaaaggggtctgaatactttccaaaCCCACTGCCATCTGCCAGTCGCGtggtagcagcacaatgcagatacaggtcaagagcttcagttaatgttcacatcaaacatcagagtggCAAaataatgtgatctcagtgacatggttattggtgccaggcaggctggtttgattatttccaaaagtgctgatctcctgcgactttcacacaacagtctaaGTTGtgcgaaagaaaaaaaaaacatccagtgagttgCAGTCCTTGTTGAGAATGGTCataggagaatggccagactagtaTGAGCTGACAGGTGGCTACtgcaactcaaataaccatcctttacaactgtggtgagcagaaaataaTCTCTAAATGAACAATGCATGGAACCTCATGGTGTATGGGTTATAACACCgaaagaccacatcaggttccactcctgtcaggaaAGAATAGGAAACAGTGGGCACAAGGTAACCCGAAACAGGAAAGCTCAATATTGAAAAAATGTTGCcaggtctgatgaatcttgatttctccTGCAATATGCAGAAATTAGGGTCAGATTTTGGCATCCATAGCATGAACTCAACATGCATTGCATCAACAGCtcaggctgctggtggtggtggtggtgtaatggtgtggggaatgttttcttcgCACATATTCAGCCTCTTAATACCAATTAagcattgtttgaatgccacagcctgagtatctgagtattgttgctgaccacatGCATCCCTTTacggccacaatttacccattttATAAAtactacttccagcatgatgactgtcacaaagcacaatTTGTCTCAAattggttccatgaacatgacaacgagttcagtgtacttcaatgGCCTCCCTAGTTACCCGATTTGAATCCAATAGCACCTCTGGGATGTGGTAGAAAGGGTGATTCACCAATCTGCAACAATTAGGTGATGCAATCCTgacaacatggaccagaatcttaGAGAAACACTTCCAGTATCTTAGAGGCAACACATTTCCATACCACAAAGAACTggggctgttctgagagcatatacaaatgtgtatatacatatgaataaataatattgcCATCatccataataataaatttatggAAATGTGAAAAGTGACCATTTCTTTTAAATGGCCGGACAGATACTGTTGCATCATAAGAAAAAGGACCTTAAAGTAGAAAGAAAAATGGGATCTAACATTTGTAAAAACTGAAAAGACCATTCAAACTAATTATACAACAAAGTGAGTCATAGTTTTTGAATTGTGTTCAATGCTTTATACTTTATGCTCTGAGAACACATTTCAATGAACCCCTATCTACCACAAAATAGCAGCCTTTATGGCTTAAAACAAAGCATCTAACAGGATTTCATTAAGGCTGTTATTAAAGACACTATGACATACAAAATACTTCGCAACTGACGATTATATTGAAAAGACACCACTGTAAATCCATTCCTTTTATACACAGTTCCCTATATACTATAGAATCACACAATGtatagagacaaaaaaaaacagattttcgTTAGTGTTTTTGTCTAAATTACATGAACAAACATTGTCTTGTGAGTGTGATCGGTCTGTTTTACAGAATACAGTTTTTCAGTAATATTCATTTAGAATGGTCCAGCAATGCATTTAGCTTTGCTAGGCTTGTAACACATACCTATGTGAAGACAGAGATTACTAAATTGCCCATCAAGTTTCCCCTACTGGAATTAAATGTAGATGCATATAAGTCTTCATGATCGTACAATTTGTTCTGTTGTACAGCACCATCTAAAGCATTCATCTGACAAGTATATCTCCTTGCTTAATCTGTGCATATTGTAATATAATAGAAATCTGGGAAAGGCATCCAGCAGATCCCCGGTGATAACTTCCGGTTCAGCTGCAATCTTATTTGAACATGGCGTTGAAGGTCCTACCAATAACCATCCTTCGGACTTCGCTGGTGCCTGCGCCGATCTCATAGAGTTTAGCGTCTCGCAGGAAGCGGCCCATTGGGTAATCATTAATGTAACCGTTTCCACCTGTGGGTACAAACATACTGTTAGAGTCACACAGAAACACTAAGCATAAACTAAATACCAATCAAATACAAGCCAGTCATTTTCAAAGCGTTTATAACCTCTTCCAACatgatttcaattttttattttttatttttacgaattaaagattttattaatcTAATAAACATTAGCTAATGGTAGATTCaaggaatatactgtataatgaagAGAAGTTAAACGCTACAAACCAAATATTGATAGAATACAATAATATTATGAATCTCTATAATAATCAATTTCTCATAaatactgtaactgtaatatttaatatattattaatattgcaaCTAATTTATCATTGTTGCAATTAATAAGCAACAatgataaatgttaaaatgaaattgaatagTATAGTTTGAAAGcttaaaagtgttttaaaattaaaacttgaAGCAAACACAGCCCCCTTTTCACCATTCCTCCACATCCATTCTCCCAAATGCGTTAAAACTTATCAACAATCACATATTGAAAGATACACACCCctacttccatttttttttttttgctgtgcaaACTGCAAAGCACTCACCCAGGCACTGAATCCCGTCCAAGGCAACCTGAGTCGCGTTCTCAGCACAATAAAGGATTACCCCAGCACAGTcctacaacaacacaacaaaaatcAATACTTttactacagtgctgttgaaagGCTGCAAGCTTCAATTCAAAGAGGGgaatattattttaacaaacTCACCATGGCACTGAAGTGGCCTTTGTCGCACGCTCGAGCCACATTATACACGTACTGCCGACACGAACTAAGTCGGGTGTACATGTCAGCCATCTTTCCTTGCATCAGCTAgccaatttatttaataaaaaaagaagacaagCATTACTCTCAAAGTCCATAATCTAAAACCAGCATGATCAAAACACGTTTTGCCTGCTCCAATACACCAGATTTAACTCATCAGCTACTTTTCAAAGCCCTTCATAAGTTGAATCAAGTGTTAAAGCCAGGAAAAGATTGTGCAGTTCAGTGATCccacagcacaaaaaaaacagactctAAGCACTTTTTTCTGCGTACAGCTTTCTTTTACAAAATTGAGTTGTTTGCACTGAAACTGCATCTTTCTTACAATAGTGTTCAATCACTGTGGGCTacataattaaagcaaaatgttaataataaaacttttttccttttcatttcagtgttttttgagGTTGAGGGATATAGTAGAACTTAGTACAAGAGTACTGCACTTGGGTCAACAATGAACATTATAGAACATATTTTAATGGcagatctgttttgttttgttttttttactttaaaaatgagaaaaaaataatcagaaattgCTACAAGAGCCAACCTGGAAGTGGCCGATCTTCTGCCCAAATGCTTCTCGGACATGCAGGTAAGGAATAGCGTGGTCAAGCACGGCTTGCATGATGCTGtaagatgaaaaacaaaatctcAACAACCTATTCAACAAAACAGGAAGTTATTTTAATGCAAGTCAGTGGTGCTTAAAATACCCAATAGGCCCAGCTGAGAGCACAAGCCTCTCCAGGTCGAGTCCACTCATCAGTACGTACACTCCTTTGTTCAATGGTCCCAACATGTTCTTCTCTAAAATTAGCAatgatcttttaaaaaaatgcagtaaaccCAACAGAAACtatttgacattttttcctttcatttctacACTGgtctacacaaacacagaccTGGAACCTTGCAGTCTTCAAAGATGAGCTCACACGTGTTGGAGCCTCTCATTCCCAGCTTATCCAGCTTCTGTGCAGTACTGAAACCAGGCATTCCCTTCAAAGaataaaaactgaattaaatcaaCGTTTAGTGACTTCAAACATGCAGTAAAAGGATTACTGCGTATAGGCGTTGGGGTTTTCTTCAGGGTCCAGTTCAAATGAGTTCAAAATGATATGTGCATCTCTAACCTTTTCTACAATAAACGCGGAGATTCCACGTGCAGCTGCATCTATGTCTGTCTTCGCATAAACAACCAGAACGTCTGCATCAGGTCCATTCGTAATCCAGAACTTATTACCGTTCAACACATAGTGGTCACCTTGAAGGGCACAACAGATCAAAGCAAAAGGGAAGGgaaacatgagagagagagcaatatgCATACGAATGCAAAAGAGGTTTATTTCAGAGCTACACTGATGAGACATTTCTGAAACATACCATATCTAAGGGCAAACTAGATTTGCACAGCTGATCTTTAATTTCCAGCCATATGATCATAAAGTGTCCCACAAAACAATTATAATACAAAAATCAGGATCTAAATCAGATTACTGTGTATTACAAAACATTTAGAGTAATGGAAGCAAAAGGCCACAGCTCACCCTCTTTCTTTGCTTTCAGTTTCATGGATACTACATCAGAGCCAGAGTTGGGCTCACTCATGGCCAGGGCACCTACATGTTCTCCCGAAATCAACTGGAAAATACATCAACATATCCTTATCTGACTCTCGATAACAAGGTACCAttttattaaagagaaatattttttattaaagtagcAGCAGGAGTGATCACACTAACAAGGGATATGGTTGTCAATCATGGATAAGTTAGCAAGTAATTCAAGAAAAGCAACCAATTTGCTGTGATCTTCtcaatgtttctgaattatGTCAGCTCCAGAATATTGCCATCCTTGGCAAAAATGGGTAAAAACATTGACTCACTCAGGGAATTTGGCCTCTGTGtaacctcatatttatatccCAGTGACACAGAAAGTCATGGATGAATACTTAAGAACCTCGAAACACTCAAGcgaacttaaaataaaatataaatggaatTTATATGGAAATGGAAAGTGAATTGTGTTGGAATGGGAACAGGCTTGAGTTACATTTTGTTCTTGAGAATGTCTAACGGTGCCAATAATTGTCACACATAATTGTGTTGAAGAATTTTTTGATAagcataatgtttaaaaatttcttacaataaatttaatttgaataaagCTAAAATTTCTCTAATCTTTTCAGTGTGAGATCAAGCTAATTaagctacgtttttttttactcatcgTTAATCATTACAACAATTCTGGAGCCGAGTGTAATTAAACTGATCTAGACTAAATAATACACTTGACACAGTATAATTTATGTAAAGCAGATGCCTGGAAGCAAGTGATTAAGGGGTAAATGTgagagggagaacagaaaagaggagagagagagagagagagagatagtgaagAAGATCTCTATTTGTGGGACTGTTGCAAGATTTAGCCTCCTACCTTCGGGAGGtacttctctttctgtttctggttGCCATGGCGCACAAGCTGATTGACACAGAGGTTGGAATGCGCACCATAGCTGAGCGCTACAGCTCCTGACACCCGTGATATCTCCTCCATCACAATTACATGATCAAGATAGCCCAGTCCTGTGCCACCATACTCCACTGTGATCAGAAAACATGGCTGAAGATGGCATTTCTTAGATGACTAAATTTAGAGAATTTAGAGACACAGGCAGGTTGCGGACCAAAAAGgtgtatatagtatatgtgtatataaaacttatacatacatatacatacatatacatacatatacacacacacacatatatatatatatatatatatatatatatatatatatatatatatatatatatatatatatatatatatatatatatatatatatataaataaatgtataaatgttctTGCCTGGAGCTGTGATCCCAAGCAATCCAAGTTCACCTGCCTCTTTCCAAAAGTCctgaagcaaaaataaacacatgggAAATTTCTACATATAAAAGCCACTGTTTAATTATAAAGGCTTAGAAGTGTGGTGTCATGACATTTAAATGGGATTTGTGTCAGGGTCAGGACTTACTCTCATACGTGGAAAATCATTTGCTTTGTCTATTTCGTCAGCATAGGGAGCAAGCTTTTCCTGACAGAACCGCTGAACCGTCTGTCTGAGCTGATGAAAAACACGAGATCGGTAAATGTTTGTGCAGCAATCACACTGCTCAAAAGGaataatcaaaaacacaaattcTGGCCTTAAATAGCCTATACATGGTGATGGCCAGCAGCAAGAACCTTTCATATGGTCaaattttggtcattttgtactatagttctgaaaactacaggctttcctaaactgaaatatatttccaCTTTGCAAGTATCTCAATCACAAGCAaagtttttgcattttaaaatctagtTACCCCCCAAAAGTCAAAAGTGAGAAAATCACATATAAAGGGTCCATTGCAATAACATGGAAAGACACCGCACATAGTTCTACATTTATAACTTAATCCACTcatggaaaaaacaacattactgccaTGTTTTAAAGAATTGTATGTTTACAGTGGGGAATGTGTTCTCACTTCAATtatcagcatcacacacatcagtctcatcacctgaggtaaaagtcacttgtGGCAATTAAACACGAGCCTCACTGTCATCTCTTTACTCTGTTGATTTCTCTCAATTTCAtggtttaatgtattttattaggtcatttaaacaacTTAAACATGAAGCTATGTCCACCATCAcatgtacagagtgtgtaaacaTTTTTCTCTGCTTTGACTACAATGCAATGGCGCAGGAGCATTGTGGGCATGCTGGCAaccagtatctgattacaaaccaAACTTGTTAGGCATGTATGTCTTTTTTGCTGTGTTTGATTCTCTCAAAACCATCAAAACTCAAAACTGAGAGAAAATCGTACTTCACTACCTACATCTTTAAGGGAGACCTGACTGAATTTACTgcagtgtttgttaaactggctcgtTACCTGATCTTTGCAGTCAGAAAGTAGAAGCTGACCTAATAAAAACCAACATCCGACAGGTTTTTACGGGCCGCCTcgcatacagtatatacagctaaaagtttgtggacaccagaccatcacattcatacagtatgtgggccttcctcatATTGTTGGAAGGATATATTGAGACGCCTCCTCACCTGCCCAACCTCACtgatgcttttgtggctgaatgaggcgctccaaaatctagtggaaagccttcccagaagagtggaggttatcaTAACATCAAATGTGGACTACATCTAGAATAGGATGTACATATGGGCATGATGTTTGGGTGttcataaacttttggccatatattttatataaagctGACATACATCATGGCCTTTACACTCAAATCTTACAAGAAGCTGGGTACAAAAACCTAGCAGAGTTTCAACAACAACTGCACAAGTACCTGATTCAAAGATAGAAGCAAATCTCCAGTCttaagtatataaaatattaggTGCACTTTCATTATGCAGCCAATTTGCTCCTATGCCTCTGAAGGCGAAAACttatttcagccaatcagaaacggCGTTCTGACCACGCCCCCTAGGGGAAATGGCGAATCTGTAGAAACTCAGACTTGACACAGTAAGCGGCGTACTACTGTCCCATACTACTTAGTATGGTAGTTTGGATTTTTAGATATGGACCTGTATTGTGTCTAAAGCTCCGGTTATGTTAACTGACATAGACAGAAGTATATGTTAACTGCTATGTAGCAATTTATTCGTATTTTAGGTGTTGCTCTCATGTCTATATCCGACACACTATTTTAGCGAGTATTGTACAAGGTCAGGAGTGACGTCACATGTAGAAGCTAAAGCTAACTGCCAATGTTTATTGGAAAGATGTTATGGCGGTTACTAGCATAATTTCGTTATAATAAGTACACAGTATccaaaaagataaaaaagaataataaataacattattatctATCCGGATAGGGAGCAGTGACTTGACACTGAGTGGTGAAGCCTGTAAAGCCTAAAGTTATGTGTAATGTTTGTTAGTATTAATCTCTTGCTGAGAGACAGTGCAATCTCGAGCTCCAGGCGAAGCAGCGTTTTCACTGCAGACTTTGAGATGTTGTtgcacagctagctagctagctagcttccATTATACCCAGCTATAAAAATAGCTTCGCCGTAAATAAACCTCCGACTTTATATTCTGTTTAGTTCACCTGAATCTGCTCGTCTGTGAGTCCGTTTACAATGTCGTCCACGGGAACAGCACCGGCACATCCCCGCCGCGACACACTAACACCGGCCAGCCTCTGTGCAAAGCGCAACACTCCTCTGGCTGCAAACATTTTAATGCcaaaaatgcaatattataaaatatttaaaaaaaaaaacacgtgtcCGTGCAAACACACCGACTACTTATACAACTGCACACTTTATGAATGCACACGAAAGGAGTCACTTCTTCTGTCAGTCATAATGTCAACACTTGACACATCACTGCCATCTACTGGACAGGAGAGGTGACTTCACGACAGGGTTgttctccatccatccatccatccatccatccattctctgtactccTTACCCTACACAGttaacctggagcctattccacGGGCACTATACCTCCTATACTGGAGGATATAAGCCAGGGGACAGCCTAGACAGtgtgcacaatcacacacacacaatttggaaatgcatgtctttggactgggggaggaaacctgCTGGTGTTACCCTTGAAATACAAGCTGTCTGTACTCCAGTTGCCACCCCATCTCTAACTTTAAATTACTGAACGGTCTATTATTCCTATGCAGTTTATCCAGTCTTAATGCAGGGGAATGATCCCCTGGGCCTAATGTGCCCAATAACAGAGACACCTAGCAGAGCTGGATAAAAGGGACCATCTTCATTTTTGtgcaaattttatataaattaaaatggtgataaaatattttcacccattattattgttggtggtgttggtggaggtaatagtggtagtaacagtagtgtttttgctgtttattattattataaataagcAACAGTagtagtgtttttattgttgttactAGTAGTAgtgtttatgttgttgttgtgtttttgttattagtagaagtagtgtttttgtttagaCAGtgtgcacaatcacacacacacagtttggaaatgcatgtctttggactgggggaggaaaccagcatacccagaggaaactcccAAATCatgagaacatgcaagctctacacacagggtggaggtgggaatcGACCCCCCAACTCTGAAGGTGCAAGAAAGCAGTGCTAGCCACTAAGCCGCCATGCCCCCAGGCTTGTTTTCAGAAGTTTTGTAGAGAGTGGGTCAAGGTGAAATTGATTTGAAATTGAACCCTTGAAATATGCCTTGCCGACCCAGCTTTGCCATCTGCAATTCATACAGACTTAATCCATTAAATCCACTTGAGGAACTATAGAGCAACTATGAAGTCAAGCACTGCATATTCTGCTAAAGCATACAGCATATTAACTCTCTTCCCTTTGCCACAACATGACTAAAAGTCTGGACATGTCACAGACGCAAATAATACGCACATCGGTTGACACCTTTATATAttttggtaataataataataataataattattattattattattattattattattattttgtcagggcagcatggtggtgcagaaGGTAGCATTGCCatatcacagctccagggtccctggtttgatcccgATCGTGTTCCTGTCCATGTAGTGTTTCTGTCCATCTTCTCCCTGTCTCCAAGTGGGTTccttccaggttctctggtttcctcccactacCCAAAACATGCTGATAGGCAGACTGGCGTTTCTAAAATTGCtcctgggtgtgaatgtgtgtgcatggggtcctggtgtcccatccaggctgtattcccacctcagGCCCAGtgtcccaggataggctctggatccactgcgaccctgaagATAACTGAATGATTGAATGCAATATAACCTTGCCTATATGAATCGAGGGCATGGTCACATACATAGATGGGCCAGATTGGCTGGTGCTCCCCTTGAAATACAAGCTGTCTGTACCCCAGTTGCCACCCCATCTCTAACTTTAAATTACTGAATGGTGTATTATTCCTATGCAGTTTATCCGGTCTTAATGCAGGGAAATGATCCCCTTGGGCTAATGTGCCCAATAACAGAGACACATAGCAGAGCTGGATAAAGGGACCATCTTCATTTTTGtgcaaattttatataaattaaaatggaga
This genomic window contains:
- the ivd gene encoding isovaleryl-CoA dehydrogenase, mitochondrial; protein product: MFAARGVLRFAQRLAGVSVSRRGCAGAVPVDDIVNGLTDEQIQLRQTVQRFCQEKLAPYADEIDKANDFPRMRDFWKEAGELGLLGITAPVEYGGTGLGYLDHVIVMEEISRVSGAVALSYGAHSNLCVNQLVRHGNQKQKEKYLPKLISGEHVGALAMSEPNSGSDVVSMKLKAKKEGDHYVLNGNKFWITNGPDADVLVVYAKTDIDAAARGISAFIVEKGMPGFSTAQKLDKLGMRGSNTCELIFEDCKVPEKNMLGPLNKGVYVLMSGLDLERLVLSAGPIGIMQAVLDHAIPYLHVREAFGQKIGHFQLMQGKMADMYTRLSSCRQYVYNVARACDKGHFSAMDCAGVILYCAENATQVALDGIQCLGGNGYINDYPMGRFLRDAKLYEIGAGTSEVRRMVIGRTFNAMFK